A single genomic interval of Rhododendron vialii isolate Sample 1 chromosome 3a, ASM3025357v1 harbors:
- the LOC131321114 gene encoding F-box protein CPR1-like encodes MAAKISPISYIINPHRRRSKQNPTCATSLSLSQPCATTFPKKCWFARLPVKSLLRFLSVSKPWRSLISSPNFIATHLTHCTANNNPLFLLLRHCSLNPNQEHFSLRFDDNTFNPYTPFNSQYFFRVVGTCNGLLCLSDDWFGDKHRVILWNPLIQRYVTLPAPNFTVRAFGPYQSFPGLGVDSLTNDYKVVRVVYPHKLDMLHCQISPPKVEVYSLRTRSWKPITASVPSCNMVEFFWRQVFVNGAAHWIGYNRRQGEGKTHNVILCFGMGNEAFGKMGLPEAVVSMFPLFLGLHAVHNTISVDFYDKMATCTRFSSWVM; translated from the coding sequence ATGGCCGCCAAAATCTCCCCAATTTCCTATATCATCAATCCCCACCGGCGACGttcaaaacaaaacccaacctgcgccacctctctctctctctctcaaccatgTGCGACTACTTTCCCGAAGAAGTGCTGGTTCGCCAGACTCCCAGTAAAATCCCTGCTCCGATTCCTCTCCGTCTCAAAACCATGGCGCTCCCTCATCTCCAGCCCCAACTTCATCGCCACCCACCTCACTCACTGCACCGCCAACAATAACCCCCTTTTCCTCTTACTCCGCCACTGCTCTCTCAACCCCAACCAAGAACACTTCTCCTTGCGCTTCGACGACAACACCTTCAACCCCTACACCCCCTTCAACTCCCAATACTTCTTCAGGGTCGTCGGTACATGCAACGGCTTGCTTTGTCTCTCCGACGATTGGTTCGGCGATAAGCACCGCGTAATCCTCTGGAACCCCTTGATTCAAAGGTACGTGACCCTTCCCGCGCCCAATTTCACCGTCCGTGCTTTTGGTCCTTACCAGTCTTTTCCAGGGTTGGGGGTCGATTCCCTCACCAACGATTACAAGGTAGTCCGTGTTGTTTACCCTCACAAGCTAGATATGTTACATTGCCAAATTTCTCCTCCTAAGGTTGAGGTTTATTCCCTTAGGACCCGTTCTTGGAAACCCATTACCGCTAGTGTTCCTTCTTGTAATATGGTTGAGTTCTTTTGGCGACAAGTATTTGTGAATGGGGCTGCACATTGGATCGGATATAATCGCCGCCAAGGGGAGGGTAAAACCCATAATGTGATTTTGTGTTTTGGTATGGGGAATGAGGCGTTTGGGAAGATGGGTCTTCCGGAAGCAGTGGTTTCCATGTTTCCGTTGTTTTTGGGTCTCCATGCAGTACACAATACGATCTCTGTGGATTTCTATGACAAGATGGCAACTTGTACGCGTTTCTCATCGTGGGTTATGTGA
- the LOC131318364 gene encoding pentatricopeptide repeat-containing protein At5g04780, mitochondrial encodes MHGCKISLNDDMKALRGYPILSHGPFNNPQQYRKFSASQDLFLVGPTETQLSILQELLQRCARKREPLEGKACHGRIVRFGLQTDTLTSNMLINMYSKCGFVDVARIVFDEMPVRSSVSWSTMIGSYTRIGDKEEAVGLFKQMQREGAEVDGFTVAGVLCACAAKLAMFECKQLHAFALKTATHSNAFVGTALLGVYARSGFTGDACQVFESMPERSDVTWSSMIVGYVQNELYEEALKLFRESQKMGVEDNQFTMSSALSACAGLAALIEGKQMHATILKCGFDSNIFVASTLIDMYARCGIVEEAYIVFSSVEDKNVVVWNTMISGFSRHARSMEAMISFEKMQQMGMCPNEVTYVAMLSACAHKGLVEKGRRYFELMAKEHNLSPNVFHYSCMVDVLGRAGLIHEAKGLMDKMPFEATASMWGSLLASCRVHGNIKVAEVAATHLFEIEPDNAGNHVLLSDTYAAKKRWAEVIRARKFLKESEAKKERGKSWIEVKDQVHTFNVGERSHPRIVEICSRLEDLLQEMEKLDYRVDTKHDLHDVEELRKQELLRHHSEKLALTYGLMSLPPNVPIRIMKNLRICGDCHSFMKLASNITGREITVRDTNRFHHFKNGFCSCGEFW; translated from the coding sequence ATGCATGGTTGTAAGATTAGTTTGAACGATGACATGAAAGCGTTGAGGGGATACCCTATTCTCAGCCATGGTCCTTTCAATAATCCGCAGCAATACAGAAAGTTTTCTGCCTCTCAAGACCTTTTCTTGGTCGGTCCAACCGAGACCCAATTGTCAATTTTGCAAGAACTGTTACAGAGATGTGCAAGAAAGAGGGAACCCTTGGAAGGGAAGGCTTGCCATGGCCGGATTGTTCGCTTTGGATTACAAACAGACACATTGACATCAAATATGTTGATTAACATGTATTCCAAATGTGGGTTTGTTGATGTTGCTCGAAtcgtgtttgatgaaatgcctgTGAGAAGTTCAGTTTCGTGGAGTACCATGATTGGTTCGTACACCCGAATaggggataaagaagaggctgttGGTCTTTTTAAGCAGATGCAAAGGGAAGGAGCAGAGGTTGATGGATTCACCGTCGCGGGCGTTCTTTGCGCTTGTGCTGCGAAATTGGCTATGTTTGAGTGCAAACAATTGCATGCTTTTGCTCTGAAGACAGCGACTCATTCGAATGCGTTTGTGGGCACAGCGTTGCTTGGCGTTTACGCGAGAAGTGGTTTTACTGGGGATGCGTGCCAGGTTTTTGAGAGCATGCCGGAGAGGAGTGATGTCACGTGGAGTTCGATGATCGTAGGGTACGTGCAAAATGAGCTTTATGAGGAGGCTTTGAAGTTGTTCCGAGAATCTCAAAAAATGGGGGTTGAAGATAACCAGTTTACGATGTCTTCTGCTCTCTCTGCTTGTGCAGGTTTAGCTGCTCTGATTGAGGGGAAGCAGATGCATGCTACAATACTGAAATGTGGTTTTGATTCAAACATATTTGTGGCTTCCACTCTCATAGACATGTATGCCAGATGCGGAATCGTTGAGGAAGCTTATATCGTGTTTTCAAGTGTAGAAGATAAGAATGTGGTTGTATGGAACACAATGATTTCGGGGTTTTCTAGACATGCTCGCTCAATGGAGGCTATGATCTCATTCGAGAAAATGCAGCAGATGGGTATGTGCCCAAATGAAGTTACTTATGTTGCCATGTTATCCGCTTGTGCCCATAAAGGTTTGGTTGAAAAGGGTAGGAGGTACTTTGAACTAATGGCGAAAGAGCATAATTTGTCACCTAATGTTTTCCACTACTCATGCATGGTTGATGTTCTCGGTCGGGCGGGACTTATTCATGAAGCTAAGGGTTTGATGGACAAAATGCCATTTGAGGCTACTGCATCCATGTGGGGTTCGCTTTTGGCCTCATGCAGAGTCCATGGAAACATTAAGGTGGCTGAAGTAGCTGCTACTCATTTGTTTGAGATTGAACCTGATAATGCAGGAAACCATGTCTTGCTTTCTGACACCTATGCAGCTAAGAAACGATGGGCAGAAGTCATAAGGGCAAGGAAGTTTCTCAAAGAAAGTGAGGCAAAGAAGGAGAGAGGAAAGAGTTGGATTGAAGTCAAAGACCAGGTTCACACATTCAATGTAGGGGAAAGAAGCCATCCTAGAATTGTTGAGATTTGTTCGAGGTTGGAAGATTTGCTGCAGGAGATGGAAAAGCTGGACTATAGGGTTGATACCAAACACGACCTCCATGATGTGGAAGAATTGAGAAAGCAAGAACTATTGAGGCACCATAGTGAGAAGCTAGCCCTCACGTATGGATTGATGAGTTTGCCTCCAAATGTCCCTATTAGAATCATGAAGAATCTCAGAATATGTGGGGACTGCCATTCCTTTATGAAGCTTGCATCGAACATTACAGGAAGGGAAATCACCGTGAGGGACACAAACCGCTTTCACCATTTCAAGAATGGATTTTGTTCCTGCGGGGAGTTTTGGTGA
- the LOC131318365 gene encoding cationic amino acid transporter 7, chloroplastic-like — protein sequence MDRDGSSSFSSLKTYLLALADTPSRVARRAGSASTSFDEMSRARSRSGSDMRRSLRWFDLVGFGLGGMIGAGVFVTTGSASRLYAGPSVVVSYAIAGFCALLSAFCYTEFAVDMPVAGGAFSYIRVTFGEFAAFLTGANLILDYVLSNAAVARSFTAYLGTALGISTAAKWRVTIPAFPKGFNEIDFFAVIAVLIITVVICYSTRESSVLNMVLTSLHVLFLVFIVVVGFYRGEWKNFTKPADPVHHPGGFFPFGVSGVFNGAAMVYLSYIGYDAVSTMAEEVRNPVKDIPIGVLGSVILVTVLYCLMAASMSMLLPYDLINTEAPFSGAFRGGSDGWKWVSNVIGVGASLGILTSMLVAMLGQARYMCVIGRSSVVPAWFARVHPRTSTPVNASLFLGICTATIALFTDLDILLNLVSIGTLFVFYMVANAVIYRRYVSVGSTNTWPTLSFLFCFSLTSIIFTLIWQFGPSGKPKAFMLGACTVIAIAVLQLFHWVVPQARKPEFWGVPLMPWIPSISIFLNIFLLGSLDGPSYARFGFFSALIVLVYLLYSVHASFDAEEDGSLSHKNGEFMKESNESEDPSLKV from the exons ATGGACAGAGATGGCTCCTCCTCTTTCTCGAGCCTCAAGACCTACCTCCTGGCCCTCGCCGACACGCCGAGCCGCGTCGCCCGGCGCGCCGGCTCTGCCTCCACCTCCTTCGACGAGATGAGCCGCGCCCGGTCCCGCTCCGGCTCCGACATGCGCCGCAGCCTCCGCTGGTTCGACCTCGTCGGATTCGGCCTCGGTGGCATGATCGGCGCCGGCGTATTCGTCACCACCGGCAGCGCCAGCCGCCTCTACGCCGGCCCCTCCGTCGTCGTCTCCTACGCCATTGCCGGCTTCTGCGCCCTCCTCTCCGCTTTCTGCTACACCGAGTTCGCCGTCGACATGCCCGTCGCCGGCGGCGCCTTCAGCTACATTCGCGTCACTTTCG gcGAATTTGCGGCATTTTTGACGGGCGCGAATCTGATACTAGACTACGTGCTGTCAAACGCCGCCGTGGCGAGGAGTTTCACGGCCTATTTGGGCACGGCTCTAGGCATATCGACGGCGGCCAAATGGAGGGTCACAATCCCTGCGTTCCCGAAGGGATTCAACGAGATCGACTTCTTCGCCGTCATCGCAGTGCTCATAATCACCGTCGTCATCTGTTACAG CACGAGAGAGAGCTCGGTCCTGAACATGGTGCTGACGTCGCTCCACGTCCTGTTCTTGGTGTTCATCGTCGTGGTGGGGTTTTACAGGGGGGAGTGGAAGAATTTTACCAAACCGGCGGACCCGGTTCACCACCCCGGCGGGTTTTTCCCTTTCGGCGTTTCGGGGGTGTTCAACGGTGCTGCGATGGTGTACCTCAGCTATATCGGGTACGATGCGGTCTCGACCATGGCCGAAGAGGTCCGAAACCCCGTTAAGGATATCCCTATCGGGGTTTTGGGTTCCGTTATCCTCGTTACCGTTCTGTACTGTTTGATGGCCGCTTCAATGTCCATGCTCTTACCTTatgatttg ATCAATACGGAGGCGCCGTTTTCGGGGGCGTTTCGGGGAGGATCGGACGGCTGGAAATGGGTGTCGAACGTGATCGGGGTGGGGGCAAGCTTGGGGATACTGACGTCGATGCTGGTGGCGATGCTGGGTCAGGCGCGGTACATGTGCGTGATCGGACGGTCGAGCGTCGTCCCTGCTTGGTTCGCTAGGGTCCACCCCAGGACATCCACTCCGGTCAACGCCTCCCTTTTCCttg GGATTTGCACGGCTACGATTGCGCTGTTCACCGACCTAGACATCCTCCTGAACCTAGTGTCCATCGGCACACTCTTTGTTTTCTACATGGTGGCAAATGCAGTGATTTACAGACGTTACGTATCGGTGGGGAGCACTAATACGTGGCCCACATTGTCCTTCCTCTTCTGCTTCTCCCTCACTTCGATCATATTCACCCTGATTTGGCAATTCGGTCCGTCTGGAAAGCCCAAGGCGTTCATGCTCGGTGCCTGCACCGTTATTGCCATTGCCGttctacaacttttccattGGGTCGTCCCACAAGCTCGGAAACCTGAGTTCTGGGGGGTCCCGCTGATGCCATGGATACCCTCTATCTCAATCTTCCTGAATATTTTCTTGCTGGGTTCTCTTGATGGGCCATCTTACGCGAGGTTCGGATTCTTTTCGGCTCTCATAGTGCTGGTGTACTTGCTATATAGTGTTCATGCGAGCTTTGATGCAGAAGAAGATGGGAGTCTTAGTCATAAGAATGGGGAATTTATGAAGGAATCAAATGAAAGTGAGGACCCCAGTCTCAAAGTGTAA